A DNA window from Mesorhizobium sp. C432A contains the following coding sequences:
- a CDS encoding ABC transporter permease, with product MAITADDDTQRAKGRSALLRSPQFSSLVILIVLLVVFAIADGNFLSPLNISNMMAFLPELGIIALGMTLLLTAGEFDLSVGAVFGLAPVVVMLLVQNGGIDIGVALLAGLVLCIAIGAINGLIVTKIGISSFLVTLSMLLVVRGAALYITQGFPLKSWDQPGFFVTLLAGSFNVGSFRFYTSLWWFIGLSLLAIYILRYAKLGNWISAIGSNRNAAVARGVPADAVKIWLFILTSVVAGLAGMISAFRISAASPVAGTGYELEVIAMVVVGGTALTGGRGTILGTIVGALMLRAIRNGIVLIGVPGLAYNIFVGVIILAMLILHALLQKNAARS from the coding sequence ATGGCAATCACAGCAGACGACGACACGCAGCGAGCGAAGGGCAGGTCTGCGCTGCTGCGTTCGCCGCAATTCTCCTCGCTCGTCATCCTCATCGTGCTGCTCGTGGTGTTCGCCATCGCCGACGGCAACTTCCTGTCGCCGCTCAACATATCCAACATGATGGCGTTCCTGCCCGAGCTCGGCATCATCGCGCTCGGCATGACGCTGCTGCTGACGGCGGGCGAGTTCGATCTGTCGGTCGGCGCCGTGTTCGGCCTTGCGCCCGTGGTGGTGATGCTGCTGGTGCAGAATGGCGGTATCGACATCGGCGTCGCCCTCCTGGCCGGGCTTGTGCTGTGCATCGCGATCGGCGCCATCAACGGGCTGATCGTCACCAAGATCGGCATTTCCTCGTTCCTGGTCACGCTGTCGATGCTGCTCGTCGTGCGCGGCGCGGCGCTCTACATCACGCAGGGATTCCCCCTGAAGTCGTGGGACCAGCCCGGCTTCTTCGTCACGCTGCTTGCCGGCAGCTTCAATGTAGGCTCGTTCCGGTTCTACACCTCGCTCTGGTGGTTCATCGGCCTGTCGCTGCTGGCGATTTACATCCTGCGCTACGCGAAGCTCGGCAACTGGATCAGCGCCATCGGCAGCAACCGCAACGCAGCGGTGGCGCGCGGCGTGCCGGCCGACGCGGTCAAGATCTGGCTGTTCATCCTGACCTCGGTGGTGGCCGGGCTGGCCGGCATGATCAGCGCGTTCCGGATTTCGGCCGCCTCGCCGGTGGCCGGCACCGGCTACGAACTCGAAGTGATCGCCATGGTGGTGGTCGGCGGCACGGCGCTCACTGGCGGGCGCGGCACCATCCTCGGCACCATCGTCGGCGCGCTGATGCTGCGCGCCATCCGCAACGGCATCGTGCTGATCGGCGTGCCGGGCTTGGCATACAACATCTTCGTCGGCGTCATCATCCTCGCCATGCTCATCCTGCACGCTTTGCTGCAGAAGAACGCCGCAAGGAGCTGA
- a CDS encoding sugar phosphate isomerase/epimerase: protein MMQAGIFTGYFPYGLEETAKKIRGLGFNTVQLDLHFRDIDLSAGQITEEKAKQVRDVFRDNNLPICCVSGYTNIIHPDKAERDKRVGYLKEIIRNARSFGSPYVISETGTYNTESDWVHHPKNKTEEGFEECRKVIAELAQTAYDHGAVFLLETYVNNVVGSVEETVKMFAQVDHPGLGLLMDPTNYFEIHNIDKMDQILNQVFDTLTDKIRIAHAKDVKRSGSDKSEKHADIGDEDAMESHTFRGVGEIELPAPGLGSLNYDLYLQRLAEKHPNIPVIIEHLSEDDVPRAKKFLDGKFRANGL from the coding sequence ATGATGCAGGCAGGTATTTTCACGGGCTATTTCCCGTACGGCCTCGAAGAGACGGCAAAGAAGATCCGCGGGCTCGGTTTCAACACGGTGCAGCTCGACCTGCATTTTAGGGATATCGATCTGTCGGCCGGGCAGATCACTGAGGAAAAGGCCAAGCAGGTGCGCGACGTCTTCCGCGACAACAACCTGCCGATCTGCTGCGTGTCGGGCTACACCAACATCATTCATCCCGACAAGGCCGAGCGCGATAAGCGCGTCGGGTATCTCAAGGAAATCATCCGCAATGCGCGCAGCTTCGGCTCGCCCTACGTGATCTCCGAGACCGGTACCTACAACACCGAATCCGACTGGGTGCATCACCCGAAGAACAAGACCGAGGAAGGCTTCGAGGAATGCCGCAAGGTGATCGCCGAGCTTGCCCAGACCGCCTACGACCACGGCGCGGTCTTCCTCCTCGAGACTTACGTCAACAACGTCGTGGGCTCGGTCGAGGAGACGGTGAAGATGTTCGCCCAGGTCGACCATCCCGGCCTCGGCCTGTTGATGGATCCGACCAACTATTTCGAGATCCACAATATCGACAAAATGGACCAGATCCTCAACCAGGTGTTCGACACGCTGACCGACAAGATCCGGATCGCGCATGCCAAGGATGTGAAACGCTCCGGCAGCGACAAGTCGGAAAAGCATGCCGACATCGGCGACGAGGATGCGATGGAGAGCCACACGTTCCGCGGCGTCGGCGAGATCGAGCTGCCGGCGCCCGGGCTGGGATCGCTGAATTACGATCTCTATCTGCAGCGGCTGGCGGAAAAGCACCCAAACATCCCGGTCATCATCGAGCATCTCTCGGAAGACGACGTGCCGCGCGCGAAGAAATTCCTCGACGGGAAGTTCCGCGCCAACGGCCTGTGA
- a CDS encoding ABC transporter ATP-binding protein codes for MADIVFRNVSKRYGTTLAVDDASFTVNDNEFFCFFGPPLAGKSTILRLVLGLETPDAGEILIGGKPVNTVSPAERNVAMVFQNLALFPHMSARDNVRFPLVERKVAEAQIEKRVADVAAKLHIGHILHKPPAQLSGGERQRVAIARALVRDPNAYLMDDPISALDARLREETRVELKRIQRELGKTLIYVTHDQEEAMSIADRIAILENGRIRQIGAPSEIYDRPANTYVARLLGSPMMNILKSVRGEDGVEAAEGTVSIDDRAAPADAIEIGLRPEDIKVRPWVDGGAGRPARVFEVEPLGGYTVVTLAAGEARLKALLRGQPDIRPDAVVAISCEPARVHYFGQDGGALAR; via the coding sequence ATGGCCGATATCGTCTTTCGCAATGTCAGCAAGCGTTACGGCACGACGCTCGCCGTCGACGACGCCTCGTTCACCGTCAATGACAATGAATTCTTCTGCTTCTTCGGGCCGCCGCTGGCGGGCAAATCGACAATCCTGCGCCTGGTGCTCGGGCTGGAGACGCCTGACGCCGGAGAGATCCTGATCGGCGGCAAACCGGTCAACACCGTCTCTCCGGCCGAGCGCAATGTCGCCATGGTGTTCCAGAACCTGGCGCTGTTCCCGCATATGAGCGCGCGCGACAATGTGCGTTTCCCGCTGGTCGAGCGCAAGGTCGCCGAGGCCCAGATCGAGAAGCGTGTCGCCGATGTGGCCGCCAAGCTGCATATCGGCCACATCCTTCACAAGCCGCCGGCGCAGCTTTCCGGTGGCGAGCGGCAACGCGTGGCCATAGCCCGGGCCCTGGTGCGCGACCCGAACGCCTATCTGATGGACGACCCGATCTCTGCGCTCGATGCGCGGCTGCGCGAGGAAACGCGCGTCGAGCTCAAGCGCATCCAGCGCGAACTCGGCAAGACGCTGATCTACGTCACCCATGACCAGGAAGAGGCGATGTCGATCGCCGACCGCATCGCGATTCTGGAGAATGGGAGGATCCGACAGATCGGCGCCCCGTCCGAGATCTACGACCGCCCGGCGAACACCTATGTGGCGCGACTGCTTGGTTCGCCGATGATGAACATCCTTAAATCCGTTCGCGGCGAAGATGGCGTCGAGGCCGCCGAAGGCACGGTCAGCATCGACGATCGCGCTGCTCCGGCCGACGCGATCGAAATCGGGCTGAGGCCGGAGGACATCAAGGTCCGGCCCTGGGTCGACGGGGGCGCTGGCCGCCCGGCGCGCGTATTCGAGGTCGAGCCACTTGGCGGTTACACGGTGGTAACGCTCGCCGCCGGAGAGGCGCGGCTGAAGGCGCTGCTGCGCGGCCAGCCCGACATCAGGCCGGATGCGGTGGTAGCGATATCCTGCGAGCCGGCCCGGGTGCATTATTTCGGGCAGGACGGAGGCGCGTTGGCGAGATGA
- a CDS encoding substrate-binding domain-containing protein — MLKFALKVAAAATLVAGVSLSLPAFAQDGQKTFYLLSHGGPSDAFWIDWNAGATKACDQLKVTCKISFSGGDMAAQKEAFNSALAAKPDGIATTSAQPGLWTEEVKAAKAAGIPIVFFNTDDPATGRQAYVGADLREAGVIWAKYLVDHKMVKQGDKVFLPVEVPGASYQQLETEGIASVFDPLGIKYDVVDCGTDPAGIIAKMTDYMVANNPPAIIALGDSVAASIKRVFDGAGVSAGKVPVVGWGNSKETAEAVKSGFVNAAAWQYPSAQGFMPVALLGLAASGEPIGYDIHTFSLYDASSVEPILKLYNK, encoded by the coding sequence ATGTTGAAATTCGCATTGAAAGTGGCTGCCGCGGCAACGCTGGTAGCCGGGGTCTCCTTGAGCCTGCCGGCATTCGCGCAGGACGGCCAGAAGACCTTCTATCTGCTGTCGCATGGTGGCCCTTCGGACGCGTTCTGGATCGACTGGAATGCCGGCGCGACCAAGGCCTGCGACCAGCTCAAGGTGACCTGCAAGATCTCGTTCAGCGGCGGCGACATGGCGGCGCAGAAGGAGGCTTTCAACTCGGCGCTCGCCGCCAAGCCGGACGGCATCGCTACCACCTCGGCTCAGCCCGGCCTGTGGACGGAGGAGGTGAAGGCCGCCAAGGCCGCCGGCATACCGATCGTGTTCTTCAACACCGACGATCCGGCGACCGGGCGGCAGGCCTATGTCGGGGCCGACCTCAGGGAAGCGGGCGTCATCTGGGCCAAGTATCTCGTCGACCACAAGATGGTGAAGCAGGGCGACAAGGTGTTCCTGCCGGTCGAAGTGCCGGGCGCCAGCTACCAGCAGCTCGAGACCGAGGGCATCGCCAGCGTCTTCGATCCGCTCGGCATCAAGTACGACGTGGTCGATTGCGGCACCGACCCAGCCGGCATCATCGCCAAGATGACCGACTACATGGTCGCCAACAATCCGCCGGCAATCATTGCACTGGGCGATTCCGTGGCAGCAAGCATCAAACGCGTCTTCGACGGGGCCGGTGTGTCGGCCGGCAAGGTCCCGGTCGTCGGCTGGGGCAACTCAAAGGAGACGGCCGAGGCGGTCAAGTCCGGCTTCGTCAATGCTGCGGCCTGGCAGTACCCGTCGGCGCAGGGCTTCATGCCGGTGGCGCTGCTCGGGCTTGCGGCCTCTGGCGAGCCGATCGGCTACGACATTCACACATTCAGCCTCTACGACGCCTCGAGCGTCGAGCCGATCCTGAAACTCTACAACAAGTGA
- a CDS encoding DUF4142 domain-containing protein, giving the protein MHFVKALLAAIAIGLISPGAMAQTATTSPQEFVKAAASSDMFEIQSSELALRKSKTSRVKEFARMMIKDHTTSSKRLIAGQRRTTSQWRRR; this is encoded by the coding sequence ATGCATTTCGTCAAAGCGCTTTTAGCTGCGATCGCCATCGGTCTCATCAGCCCGGGGGCAATGGCTCAGACCGCGACGACGTCCCCGCAGGAATTTGTCAAAGCAGCTGCGAGCTCAGATATGTTCGAGATCCAGTCGAGTGAATTGGCACTGCGGAAATCGAAGACATCACGAGTGAAGGAATTCGCTCGCATGATGATCAAGGACCACACGACCTCTTCCAAGCGGCTCATTGCGGGGCAAAGAAGGACGACGTCGCAGTGGCGCCGGAGATGA
- a CDS encoding Gfo/Idh/MocA family oxidoreductase, whose amino-acid sequence MASEGFEPDVKVRTKEYRIGCIGAGMIMAECHLAAYREAGFNVMAIASRTRPNAQKVAKRWDIPTVHDTPEQLIENPEIEIVDLAFPPDQQPALIRHALKQPHIKAILAQKPLALSVDEAVKLRDETARSGKILSVNQNMRYDQSMRVLKQIIESGALGDIVFAQIDMHAIPHWQTFLQDYDRLTLANMSVHHLDVLRFLFGDPSEITTLTRKDPRTTFEHTDGITVSTLRFPSGVLAVSLEDVWSGPRQEGYLDDQHINWRVDGTNGVAKGTIGWPKGVASTLTYASTETTDGKWVSPSWDTMWFPHAFIGVMEQLQHAVKTGAPPALSVADNVKTMALVEAGYRSMAQVRTVKLSEISIKSAN is encoded by the coding sequence ATGGCGAGCGAAGGCTTCGAGCCGGACGTGAAGGTCCGCACGAAAGAATACCGTATCGGCTGCATCGGCGCCGGCATGATCATGGCCGAGTGCCATCTGGCAGCCTATCGCGAAGCGGGGTTCAACGTGATGGCGATCGCCTCGCGGACCCGTCCCAATGCGCAGAAGGTCGCCAAGCGTTGGGACATCCCGACCGTCCACGACACGCCGGAACAACTGATCGAGAATCCCGAGATTGAGATCGTCGACCTTGCCTTTCCGCCCGACCAGCAGCCGGCATTGATCCGCCATGCGCTGAAGCAGCCTCACATCAAAGCGATCCTGGCTCAGAAGCCACTGGCGCTGTCGGTCGATGAAGCCGTGAAGCTGCGCGACGAAACGGCCAGGTCCGGCAAGATCCTCTCGGTGAATCAGAACATGCGCTACGACCAATCGATGCGTGTGCTGAAGCAGATCATCGAGAGCGGCGCGCTGGGCGACATCGTCTTTGCGCAGATCGACATGCATGCGATCCCGCACTGGCAGACCTTCCTTCAGGACTACGACCGGCTGACGCTGGCCAATATGAGCGTGCATCATCTCGACGTGCTGCGCTTCCTGTTCGGCGATCCCTCGGAAATCACCACGCTGACACGCAAGGACCCGCGCACGACATTCGAACATACCGACGGCATCACCGTCTCGACGCTGCGCTTTCCCTCCGGCGTGCTCGCCGTGTCGCTGGAGGATGTCTGGTCCGGCCCACGTCAGGAGGGCTATCTGGACGACCAGCACATCAACTGGCGCGTCGACGGCACCAACGGTGTCGCCAAAGGCACGATCGGCTGGCCGAAAGGCGTGGCCTCGACGCTGACCTATGCCTCGACCGAGACGACGGATGGCAAGTGGGTCAGCCCGAGCTGGGACACGATGTGGTTCCCGCATGCCTTCATCGGCGTGATGGAGCAATTGCAGCATGCGGTGAAGACAGGCGCGCCGCCGGCATTATCGGTGGCCGACAACGTCAAGACCATGGCGCTGGTCGAGGCCGGCTATCGCTCGATGGCGCAAGTCCGCACCGTCAAGCTGTCCGAAATCTCGATAAAATCAGCCAACTGA
- a CDS encoding fatty acid desaturase family protein, with protein sequence MTMTASRKRDYSLVGESTKRAIETGLASAEWYHTDVPRKAIKELMQRSDGPAIRDTIIWVAAILVSAAGIVWFWGTWWVVPFLFVYGVLYGSSSDSRWHECGHGTAFRTRWMNDVVYQISSFMLMRNPVQWRWSHARHHTDTIIVGRDAEIAVMRPPDLLRAALAFTGILDFRYSLPTLVRQAFGKLSDEEKSYIPEMEQHKAVIAARWHVAIYAATVGLALFTWSLLPLVLIGLPRLYGSWHMVLTGLLQHIGLADNVVDHRLNTRTVYMNPVSRFIYWNMNYHVEHHMFPMVPYHALPRLHELIKHDLPVANPSMWHAYREVWPVLLRQLKYEDFYLKRKLPPTARPYRGEFHQVDMSAAAE encoded by the coding sequence ATGACGATGACGGCAAGCAGGAAGCGCGACTACAGCCTGGTCGGTGAAAGCACCAAGCGCGCCATCGAGACCGGATTGGCTTCGGCCGAATGGTATCACACCGATGTCCCGCGCAAGGCGATCAAGGAGTTGATGCAACGCTCCGACGGGCCGGCGATCCGCGACACGATCATCTGGGTCGCGGCGATCCTGGTGTCGGCCGCCGGCATCGTATGGTTCTGGGGCACGTGGTGGGTGGTGCCGTTCCTGTTCGTCTATGGCGTGCTTTACGGCTCGTCGAGCGACTCGCGCTGGCACGAATGCGGCCACGGCACCGCGTTCCGGACGCGCTGGATGAACGATGTCGTCTACCAGATCTCAAGCTTCATGCTGATGCGCAACCCAGTGCAATGGCGCTGGAGCCATGCCCGCCATCACACCGATACCATCATCGTCGGCCGCGATGCCGAAATCGCCGTCATGCGCCCCCCAGATCTGCTGCGGGCGGCGCTCGCCTTCACCGGTATTCTCGATTTCCGCTATTCGCTGCCGACGCTGGTGCGCCAGGCGTTCGGCAAGCTGTCCGATGAAGAGAAGAGCTATATCCCCGAGATGGAGCAGCACAAGGCGGTGATCGCTGCGCGCTGGCATGTCGCCATCTATGCGGCGACAGTCGGGCTGGCGTTGTTCACGTGGTCGCTGCTGCCGCTGGTGCTGATCGGCCTGCCGCGCCTCTATGGCAGCTGGCACATGGTGCTGACAGGGTTGCTGCAGCATATCGGCCTGGCCGACAATGTCGTCGACCACCGGCTGAACACGCGCACCGTCTACATGAACCCGGTCAGCCGCTTCATCTACTGGAACATGAATTATCACGTCGAACACCATATGTTCCCGATGGTGCCCTATCATGCGCTGCCAAGACTGCACGAGCTGATCAAGCACGACCTGCCGGTGGCGAACCCGTCGATGTGGCATGCCTATCGCGAGGTCTGGCCGGTGCTGCTTCGACAGCTGAAATATGAGGATTTCTATCTTAAGCGGAAATTGCCGCCGACAGCCAGACCCTATCGCGGCGAATTTCACCAGGTGGATATGTCGGCGGCCGCTGAATAG
- a CDS encoding ABC transporter ATP-binding protein: MSAIQLRNLVKTFGEFTALKTMDLDIADGEFMALLGPSGCGKSTTMNMIAGMEEPTSGKILFGDRDMAGVPMGRRGVGFVFQNYAIFTHMTVRQNLAYGPRMRGAATAEIDRRVGAIAELLQLTPLLDRKADRLSVNILQRVAIGRSAIMEPAIFLLDEPLSNVDAAFRAVMRTELKQLQRQFRQTMVYVTHDQLEAMTMADRIAVMDHGVLQQVGTPLEVYNNPANVFVARFIGAPGMNLLKGRPAESDRGLVVDLGPLGVTPTLPDALAATLRGSRSEVLYGFRPEQVSLVQSGQGLAMPVSFVERIGARTIVHLGDGETAVKAVFDNAVGLSIGELAVVAPLASSVRVFDARSGIAMQAG; encoded by the coding sequence ATGAGCGCGATCCAGCTGCGCAACCTGGTCAAGACCTTTGGCGAGTTCACGGCGCTGAAGACCATGGACCTCGACATCGCCGATGGCGAGTTCATGGCGCTGCTCGGGCCTTCGGGCTGCGGCAAGTCGACGACGATGAACATGATCGCCGGCATGGAAGAGCCGACCAGCGGCAAGATCCTGTTCGGCGATCGCGACATGGCCGGCGTGCCCATGGGCCGCCGCGGCGTCGGCTTCGTTTTCCAGAACTACGCCATCTTCACCCACATGACGGTGCGCCAGAACCTTGCCTACGGGCCGCGGATGCGCGGTGCGGCGACAGCCGAGATCGACCGCCGCGTCGGCGCCATCGCCGAGCTGCTGCAGTTGACGCCGCTGCTCGACCGCAAGGCCGACCGGCTCTCGGTCAACATCCTGCAGCGGGTGGCAATCGGACGCTCGGCGATCATGGAGCCGGCGATCTTCCTGCTCGACGAGCCGCTGTCCAATGTAGACGCCGCCTTCCGGGCGGTAATGCGGACCGAGCTCAAGCAGCTGCAGCGCCAGTTCAGGCAGACGATGGTCTACGTCACCCATGACCAGCTCGAGGCCATGACCATGGCCGACCGCATTGCCGTCATGGATCACGGCGTGCTGCAGCAGGTGGGAACGCCGCTGGAAGTCTACAACAATCCAGCCAATGTCTTCGTCGCCCGCTTCATCGGCGCTCCGGGCATGAACCTGCTGAAGGGAAGGCCGGCGGAGAGCGACCGGGGCCTGGTGGTCGATCTCGGGCCACTGGGGGTCACGCCGACGCTGCCGGATGCGCTGGCCGCCACCTTGCGCGGATCGCGCTCCGAGGTGCTTTACGGCTTCCGGCCCGAACAGGTGTCGCTGGTGCAGAGCGGGCAGGGCCTCGCCATGCCGGTGAGCTTCGTCGAGCGGATCGGCGCGAGGACCATCGTCCATCTCGGCGATGGCGAGACCGCCGTGAAGGCGGTGTTCGACAATGCTGTCGGACTGTCGATCGGCGAGCTTGCCGTCGTCGCCCCCTTGGCATCGTCCGTGCGTGTCTTCGATGCCCGCAGCGGCATCGCGATGCAGGCAGGTTGA
- a CDS encoding ATP-binding cassette domain-containing protein gives MTMEVLRLQDLQKSFGNVRALKNASFTLNEGEVVALLGDNGAGKSTLIKAISGVFPADHGDIFVRGEKASIRSTRDAMDLGIETIHQDTSLAPDLSIARNLFLGREPVNFGWLGVFAPLDLAKLRNAASALLKRVGISKKLDADALVSTLSGGERQSIAISRAMQFAAKVIILDEPTNNLGVEETHGVLRFVKEVRDAGHSVLLITHNIHHVFQVADRIIVMRRGEIVAEQTVADTDLLTVESIITGADMSALLKEARAK, from the coding sequence CTGACGATGGAAGTGCTGCGTCTGCAAGACCTGCAAAAGTCCTTCGGCAACGTGCGTGCGCTGAAGAACGCCTCGTTCACCCTCAACGAAGGCGAGGTGGTTGCCCTGCTTGGCGACAATGGCGCCGGCAAGTCGACGCTGATCAAAGCGATCTCCGGCGTCTTCCCGGCCGACCACGGCGACATCTTCGTGCGCGGCGAGAAGGCGTCGATCCGCTCGACGCGCGACGCAATGGACCTCGGCATCGAGACTATCCATCAGGACACATCGCTCGCGCCGGACCTCAGCATCGCGCGCAATCTTTTCTTGGGTCGGGAGCCGGTCAATTTCGGCTGGCTCGGCGTGTTCGCGCCCCTCGACCTCGCCAAGCTTCGCAACGCCGCCTCGGCGCTGCTGAAGCGGGTCGGCATTTCGAAAAAGCTCGATGCAGATGCGCTGGTGAGCACGCTCTCGGGCGGTGAGCGGCAATCGATCGCGATCTCGCGCGCCATGCAGTTCGCCGCCAAGGTGATCATACTCGACGAGCCGACCAACAATCTTGGCGTCGAGGAAACCCACGGCGTGCTGCGCTTCGTCAAGGAGGTGCGCGACGCCGGCCACTCGGTGCTGCTCATCACCCACAACATCCACCACGTGTTCCAGGTCGCCGACCGCATCATCGTCATGCGCCGCGGCGAAATCGTCGCGGAACAGACGGTCGCCGACACCGACCTGTTGACGGTGGAAAGCATCATCACCGGCGCCGACATGTCGGCCTTGCTCAAGGAGGCGAGGGCAAAGTGA
- a CDS encoding DUF4142 domain-containing protein, with amino-acid sequence MTSKHAAQLEALSNDSSGAFDNAYIDAQVAAHQEALTLMTSYAENGQAKHLAAHAKKTAPVIRQHFKLAQQLSKSGSQC; translated from the coding sequence ATGACAAGCAAGCATGCTGCCCAATTGGAAGCGTTGAGCAACGACAGCAGCGGGGCGTTCGATAACGCCTATATCGACGCCCAGGTGGCAGCGCACCAGGAAGCCCTGACGCTGATGACCTCCTATGCAGAAAACGGTCAGGCAAAACATCTGGCGGCCCATGCGAAAAAGACCGCGCCGGTCATCCGGCAGCATTTCAAACTTGCCCAGCAACTGAGCAAGAGCGGTTCTCAGTGCTGA
- a CDS encoding aldose 1-epimerase family protein, with translation MVELYGKTLSRRQVAERSGMLSQFAGVRLMTLGDGVERGIRMLEFRTGSGLRFTALVDRALDIADCDFRGQAIGWHSPSGFRHPGLHEHEGEDGFAFGRSFSGLLVTCGLDHILGREDVPAESYNYPGRKRVLHSLHGRIGTVPARLTGYGEAWDGDRCVLWAEGIVQQATVFGEDLHLLRRIEADVGGSEIRLSDRVVNHGFSRTPHMYFYHVNVSHPLLDEGSRYLAPIRDVVWAAHAGDRYEAQKVGYRTVPAPQLGFSEQVWEHELGADAAGEVPVAVVNDHLGLGFEVVTRKDQLPCTYQWQNFQAGLYALGIEPSTHHVLGNLAARERGEMIWLDHGESRSYDAVFRVLDGAGQIAQAEARIGSIARQPQQDYPAPSGAFARLQA, from the coding sequence ATGGTAGAGCTTTACGGCAAGACGCTGTCGCGAAGGCAGGTGGCCGAGCGGTCCGGCATGCTGTCGCAGTTCGCCGGCGTGCGGCTGATGACGCTCGGCGACGGCGTGGAGCGCGGCATCCGGATGCTCGAGTTCCGCACCGGCTCCGGCCTGCGCTTCACGGCGCTGGTCGACCGGGCGCTCGATATCGCCGATTGCGACTTCCGGGGCCAGGCGATCGGCTGGCATTCGCCGAGCGGCTTTCGCCACCCCGGACTGCACGAGCATGAAGGGGAGGACGGCTTCGCCTTTGGCCGGTCGTTCTCGGGGCTGCTCGTCACCTGCGGCCTCGACCATATACTGGGCCGGGAAGACGTGCCGGCCGAAAGCTACAATTATCCGGGGCGCAAGCGGGTATTGCATTCGCTGCATGGCCGCATCGGCACCGTGCCGGCGCGGCTGACCGGCTACGGCGAGGCCTGGGACGGCGACCGCTGCGTGCTGTGGGCGGAAGGCATCGTCCAGCAGGCAACCGTGTTCGGCGAGGATCTCCATTTGCTGCGCCGCATCGAGGCCGATGTCGGCGGCAGCGAGATCCGGCTGTCGGACCGCGTCGTCAATCATGGTTTCAGCCGCACGCCGCACATGTATTTCTATCACGTCAACGTCAGCCATCCCTTGCTCGACGAGGGTTCGCGCTACCTGGCGCCGATCCGGGATGTCGTCTGGGCGGCGCACGCCGGCGATCGTTACGAGGCTCAGAAGGTCGGCTACCGAACCGTGCCGGCGCCGCAGCTGGGATTCAGTGAGCAGGTCTGGGAGCACGAGCTTGGCGCCGATGCGGCGGGCGAGGTGCCGGTGGCCGTCGTCAATGATCACCTGGGCCTCGGCTTCGAGGTCGTTACCCGCAAGGATCAGCTGCCCTGCACCTATCAGTGGCAGAACTTCCAGGCCGGCCTATATGCGTTGGGAATCGAACCCTCGACGCATCATGTTCTGGGCAATCTCGCCGCGCGCGAACGGGGCGAGATGATCTGGCTGGACCATGGCGAAAGCCGCTCCTATGACGCCGTGTTCCGGGTGCTCGACGGTGCCGGTCAGATCGCCCAAGCGGAAGCGAGGATAGGGTCGATCGCCCGGCAGCCGCAACAGGATTACCCTGCGCCGTCGGGCGCTTTTGCGAGACTGCAGGCGTGA